A window of Malania oleifera isolate guangnan ecotype guangnan chromosome 5, ASM2987363v1, whole genome shotgun sequence contains these coding sequences:
- the LOC131155443 gene encoding pentatricopeptide repeat-containing protein At1g06143 — MFKALTNFSCSPLSKPQKLTVAAQLKNCSGLEELRSVYATIIKSNEHKDSFLINQFITACSASRRLDYAILAFRQMENPNVFVYNAMIRSFVQCSSPFQAIELYLDMLRARVLPSSFTFSSVVKACALVSALGFGKSIHGQIWKIGFASHVFVQTALIDYYSNLGKILESRRVFGEMPERDVFAWTTMVSANVRVGDLCSARILFDEMPERNTASWNTMIDGYARLGNVESAEELFNQMPVRDIISWTAMISCYSQNKKFIEAIALFNEMKKNGINPDEVTMTTIISACAHLGALELGTGIHLYIMQNWFDLDAYIGSALIDMYAKCGCLDRSLVMFFKLRDKNLFCWNAVIEGLAAHGYANEALEMFSKMEKENIKPNGVTFVSVLGACTHAGLVEEGRRRFLSMNHNFSISPGIEHYGCMVDLLAKAGLLEDALQLIRTMKTEPNSVIWGALLSGCKLHRNLEIAQVAVNKLILLEPHNSGYYILLVNMYAEANRWSEVAKIRTIMKQLGAEKLCPGSSWIELERKMHQFAASDKSHMASDEIHLLLAELDGQLKLANCISDLGVLV, encoded by the coding sequence ATGTTTAAAGCTTTAACCAACTTTAGCTGTTCTCCTCTTTCAAAACCCCAAAAGCTTACCGTAGCCGCCCAGTTAAAAAATTGTTCTGGGCTTGAGGAACTGAGGTCTGTGTATGCCACCATCATCAAGAGCAATGAACACAAAGATAGTTTCTTGATAAACCAATTCATTACGGCCTGTTCGGCTTCCCGTCGACTAGATTATGCAATCCTAGCCTTTAGACAGATGGAAAATCCGAATGTTTTTGTGTACAATGCAATGATCAGAAGCTTTGTCCAGTGTTCTTCTCCATTTCAAGCAATAGAATTGTACCTAGATATGTTGAGAGCTCGTGTTCTGCCGTCGAGTTTCACATTTTCATCTGTAGTTAAGGCATGTGCATTAGTTTCTGCTCTGGGGTTTGGAAAATCCATTCATGGTCAGATTTGGAAAATTGGGTTCGCGTCTCATGTATTCGTTCAGACTGCTTTGATTGATTATTACTCGAATTTGGGTAAAATTCTTGAATCACGAAGGGTGTTCGGTGAAATGCCTGAAAGAGATGTTTTTGCCTGGACAACGATGGTTTCTGCTAATGTCCGGGTTGGCGATTTGTGTTCTGCAAGAATACTGTTTGATGAAATGCCGGAAAGGAACACTGCTTCATGGAATACTATGATAGACGGCTATGCAAGGTTGGGGAATGTGGAGTCTGCAGAAGAGTTGTTTAATCAAATGCCTGTGAGGGATATAATTTCATGGACAGCCATGATTTCTTGCTATTCCCAGAACAAGAAATTTATAGAAGCAATAGCATTATtcaatgaaatgaaaaaaaatggtatcaaCCCAGATGAGGTAACCATGACAACTATTATTTCAGCTTGTGCCCACCTTGGCGCACTTGAATTAGGAACTGGTATACATCTGTACATAATGCAAAATTGGTTTGATCTAGATGCTTATATTGGGTCAGCATTGATTGATATGTATGCAAAGTGTGGGTGCTTAGACAGGTCTCTTGTTATGTTCTTCAAATTGCGGGATAAAAATCTGTTTTGTTGGAATGCAGTAATTGAAGGACTTGCAGCTCATGGCTATGCAAATGAAGCATTAGAAATGTTTAGCAAGATGGAGAAAGAGAACATCAAACCAAATGGAGTTACCTTTGTTAGTGTTCTAGGTGCATGCACTCATGCAGGACTTGTTGAAGAAGGTCGCCGGAGGTTTTTAAGTATGAACCACAATTTCTCCATCTCTCCTGGAATTGAACACTACGGATGCATGGTTGATCTACTGGCCAAAGCTGGTTTGCTTGAGGATGCCTTGCAATTGATACGAACAATGAAAACCGAACCGAATTCTGTCATTTGGGGTGCCTTGTTGAGTGGGTGTAAGCTTCACAGGAACTTAGAAATTGCTCAAGTTGCAGTCAATAAATTGATACTTTTGGAGCCACATAATAGTGGATACTACATCCTCTTAGTTAATATGTATGCTGAGGCAAATCGTTGGAGTGAGGTTGCTAAGATCAGAACAATCATGAAACAACTTGGAGCGGAGAAATTATGCCCTGGATCCAGTTGGATTGAATTGGAAAGGAAGATGCATCAGTTTGCTGCTTCTGATAAATCTCATATGGCTTCTGATGAGATTCATCTGTTGCTGGCTGAATTAGATGGTCAGCTTAAGCTTGCTAACTGCATATCCGATCTAGGGGTTCTTGTCTAA